TCCGAAGTTACGGGGATAATTTGCCGAGTTCCTTAACGAAAGTTATCTCGCGCGCCTTAGAATACTCATCTCGCCCACCTGTGTCGGTTTTGGTACGGTCACCATCAACAGCTAGAAATTATTTCTTGAAAGCCTCGCGCCACACTATCAGTTCCTCCGAAGATTTCCCTTAACCACAACCTGATCTTCTGTTAGCGGATTTGCCTACTAACCAATCTCATTGTGATACGGACATTTCCAATCGTCCGCGTGCTTAACTTACTCCGTCATTCCATTGCTACAGTTTTAGGTGGTACAGGAATATTTAACCTGTTGCTCCATCGTCTACGCATTTGTGCCTCGACTTAGGGGCCGACTAACCCAGGGAAGACGAGCTTGACCCTGGAAACCTTGGGCTTACGGCGAGGAAGATTTTCACTTCCTTTATCGTTACTTATGCCATGGATCTTCACTAGTATCCGCTCCAGCACTCCTTACGGTATACCTTCACTGCTGAATACTACGCTCTCCTATCGCGTATATTTAAAATATACACCCGCGATGTCGGTTTTATGCTTGAGCCCCGATTATTATTGGCGCGATGATTCTCGATTGGTGAGCTGTTACGCACTCTTTAAATGATTGCTGCCTCTAAGCCAACATTCCAACTGTCTTAGAATCATCACTTCCTTACTCACTTAGCATAAAATTTGGGACCTTAATCGGCGGTCTGGGCTGTTCCCCTCTCGACAACGAAGCTTAGCCCCCGCTGTCTATCTCCCGGACTCGCTTTTGGTATTCGGAGTTTGATTTCCGTTGGTAAGCCGGTAGGCCCCCGCTAGAATTCAGTGCTCTACCCCCAAAAGCTTAATATCCGAGGCTAACCCTAAAGTTATTTCGGAGAGAACAAGATATCTCCAAGTTTGATTGGCCTTTCACCCCTATTCACAACTCATCCAAACATTTTTCAACATGTACTGGTTCGGTCCTCCACATAGTCTTACCCATGCTTCAACCTGGTCATAAATAGCTCACTTGGTTTCGTGTCTAAATCAAACGACTATACGCTCTATTAAAACTCGCTTTCGCTTCGGCTCCAGAATGTAAATCCCTTAACCTTGCCGTTTAACTTAACTCCCTGGCTCATCATGCAAAAGGCACGCCGTCAACCATGGCTTCCGAGGAAGCTATAGGTCTCCGACCGCTTATAAGCTACTGGTTTCAGGTTCTATTTCACTCCCTTAACAAGGGTTCTTTTCACCTTTCCTTCACAGTACTGGTTCACTATAGGTCATTGACTAGTATTTAGACTTGGAGAGTGGTCTCCCCAGATTCAGACTAGGTTTCACGTGTCTAGCCCTACTCAGGTATCGAATAGAGTCTCTTGTTCTTTCATTTACGGGACTATCACCCTGTATCGTTCAACTTTCCAGAAGTATTCAATTAAAACTTGAGATCTCATGTTATCGACCCTACAACCCCATATTAAAAATATGGTTTGGTCTGTTCCCCTTTCGCTCGCCGCTACACAGGGAATCTCTTTGATTTCTTTTCCTCCGCTTACTAAGATGTTTCAGTTCAGCGGGTGTTGCTTTATACGCCTATGTATTCAGCGTATAATGGTAGACGATTAATCTACCGGGTTGCCCCATTCGGATACCTCCGGGTCATAGCTTTATACCAGCTCGCCGAAGATTACTGCAGGTAAACGCATCCTTCATCGCCTGTCAATGCCAAGGCATCCACCAATAGCTCTTAACAACTTGGTCTGTAAATTATTGATCCATGCAAGTTAACTCTTTACCTAAAGACAGATATTCTTAAACGTCTATTATTATATGTGAATTATACTTGTTACCATTATTTACATAACATACTTGATCGTAAACTGAATGTTTTGGAAACAAACGCTTAACAATGCAAAAGAAATAGAATACAAGTTTTCAATCAAATACTTGCCCAACCTAGTCTAACTATCCAAGGATAGTTATCCATATCCTTAAAAGGAGGTGATCCAGCCCCACCTTCCGGTAGGGCTACCTTGTTACGACTTCATCCCAGTCATCAGCCTCACCTTGGGCGCCTCTCTCCTTTACAGGTTGAGTCAACGACTTAAGGCAAAACCAACTCCCATGATGTGACGGGCGGTGTGTACAAGGCCCGGGAACGTATTCACGGCGTTATAGCTGACACGCCATTACTAGCAATTCCGACTTCATGTAGTCGAGTTTCAGACTACAATCCGAACTGGGGCCAGCTTTGAGGATTTGCTCCATCTTGCGATCTTGCTACCTTCTGTACTGGCCATTGTAGCACGTGTGTGGCCCTGGGCATAAGGGCCATGCTGACTTGACGTCATCCTCGCCTTCCTCCTGGTTAACCCAGGCAGTCTCGTTAGAGTTCCCACCCTAAGTGCTGGCAACTAACGATAAGGGTTGCGCTCGTTGCGGGACTTAACCCAACACCTCACGGCACGAGCTGACGACAGCCATGCAGCACCTGTGTATCTGTCCTTACGGAAAACGACATTTCTGCCGCGGTCAAATACATGTCAAGCCCAGGTAAGGTTCTTCGCGTTGCATCGAATTAAACCACATGCTCCACTGCTTGTGCGGGCCCCCGTCAATTCTTTTGAGTTTCACCCTTGCGAGTGTACTCCTCAGGCGGCATACTTAACGCGTTAGCTACGACACGGATAGGGTTGAGACTATCCACATCAAGTATGCATCGTTTACGGCAAGGACTACCAGGGTATCTAATCCTGTTTGCTCCCCTTGCTTTCGCGCCTTAGCGTCAGGTGTAAATTAGAAAAGCGCCTTCGCCACTGGTGTTCTTCCACATATCTACGCATTTCACCGCTACACGTGGAATTCCCTTTTCTCCATCTACCCTCTAGAAAGATAGTATTAGATGCTGGCTTGGGGTTGAGCCCCAAGATTTAACATCTAACTTTCCTTTCCGCCTACACGCCCTTTACGCCCAATAAATCCGATTAACGCTAGCACCCTCCGTATTACCGCAGCTGCTGGCACGGAGTTAGCCGGTGCTTCTTTACCTGGTACGCTCAAATCAATTGGATATTAGCCAATTTCTCTTATTCCCAGGCGAAAGTGCTTTACAACCCTAGAGCCTTCATCACACACGCGGCGTCGCTTCGTCAGACTTTCGTCCATTGCGAAAGATTCTCGACTGCAGCCTTCCGTAGAAGTCTGGGCAGTGTCTCAGTCCCAGTGTTGGCGGTCAATCTCTCAATCCGCCTAGACGTCAAAGCCTTGGTAGGCCATTACCCCACCAACAAGCTGATATCCCATAGACTCTCCCTCAACCGAAAGGTCCGAAGATCCCCTTCTTTAATATGTTTTAGATGCCTAAACATACCACATTCGGTATTAGCGGTCGTTTCCAACCGTTATTCCCAAGTTGAGGACAGATTATCTATGTATTACTAACCCTTCCGCCACTAAATAACAACCGAAGTCATTATTCCGTTCGACTTGCATGCCTCATCCACGCCGCCAGCGTTCAATCTGAACCAAGATCAAATTCTCAGAAAAAATAAATTTAAAAAATTAACGGATTTTTAAAAAATCCAAAACAAGCATTTTTTTATACTGGCCTGCATTCTATCTCATTTGCATTGTTAAGAAGAAAAGATCAGCTGAGCTGAACCTTCATTTTCGCATCCACATCGAAGTGTGGACTCTTCCTTCTTTCGCTATTCGCGGTGAAGAAGAAATCAATATCTTATAAGAAGCTCTTTTTTTTATGCAACCTATTTCAGTTGACTTTTTTTTGAAGCACAAAAACTCAAACATATAAATATGCCCTCACAATATATTCAGAGGCCAAAAAAGCTTTTCAATTTTTTTCGAATTTTTTTTGTTTTTTTGTTGTTTTCGTTGAAAACGTTGTGATTTTGAGGCTTATGTAAGATCTCTCTCTAGACACATCTACATCATATTGTTTTGAAACAGTCCAAATAGGCTTCTAGTCGTAGTATTTTTTTGATTTTAGAGCATTCCTAGGGAGGATTTGCCTGTAATCAGGGTTTCTACACTATATGTATGGGTGTTTAGACCGCCTAGAGACCTGCCTTTTCTAAAAACTCAACATCTTTTTTGAATCCATCTTAGTTCTTTGGGATGTTCCTATAGGCTTTAGAGGCCTTTCTTAAATAAATATTTTAAGTTATGAGCTCAAGCTACTGTTTCAAATGTTTCGTTATTATTTTGAGATGCTTTGGTTTTCTTAGAGCGGTGCAGACCTTGGGTTGATTTAAGTAGACTTGTGAGATTGCTATTCTTTTAAAAAAGGAACCTCTTAGAAAAATCCATCTAACTGCTTTCTTCCATTTTATCTTTAGGAATTATGTTTGGCATCTTAGCCTTTTTGTCTTGGATAAATATTATCGCCGAGATAATATTTTATGACTTATGGCGAACGTAGCTCAGTTGGTTAGAGCGTCGGATTGTGGTTCCGAAGGTCGCGGGTTCAAGCCCCGTCGTTCGCCCTTCTTTTATCTTCTTTGTTTCTTTTACTGTTCTTGCTATAACCAAGTATTAGAATAAATTCTCACTCTACTAAAAACCTTGTGTCTATTCATGGTAAGAGAGCGACAGAAGTCTAAATCTTCATTATTTCCCTCGATACCTTTTACGGTTAGAGCTAGCGTCTATTTATTTTTGGCTTGCTTTTCCGGTTTAAGTTTATGGAGTTTTCACAATAATCAGCCCTGCACGCAAAACTGGATAGGTTTGTTAGGCTGGTCGTTAAGTTCTTTTCTTCTATACTGTTTTGGCGCCGCATCTTTTCTTATCCCTCCATATTTTCTCTGGTTATCTTTCTTAAACATAAGAAAAACTCCTTCTAATATCTTACGTCGCAAGGCTTTAGCTTTTGCATCTATCCCTATATGCAGCTCGATATTGTTATCGATGTTTTCTCCTGTGCAAGCGCTTCCGCATATTTTAGATTCTCGTCTTCCTAAATTCATTTTAGGAATTAACCCTCCGGTTTCTTATTTAGGGGGTATTCCCTTTTACATTCTTTACTCTGGTCAATCTTTTTGTCTTAAGCACTTGATTGGTTCTGTGGGTACAGGTCTTATTTTTTCCTTCATTCTTTTCTTTTCTATTTTTTATCTGTGTGGAGGAATTGTATTAATTAAAAAAAAAATCCTACAAAGGTTCCTCAAAAACAAATTTCAAGCTTGTTGGCGTACTTGCGTAAGTGTTATAAAAAAACTCACTAATAAGCAGAATTATCTTCCCAAGCCATCAATGAAGGTTCCTTCATCGCAACCTGTGATGAAAAATTCCCCTAGAAAACTTCCTACTCCGATTGTTTCTCTACCTATGGAAAAGGGAGATTTATTTAATAATTTACCTATGGATCCCGATTGTCCTTCAGAACGAGCGACGATCTTTTTGACTCCCCATCCTCAAAAGCGCAGTTTACCATCTTTTGCTAAACCACAAAACGCTATGCCGGCGGAGTCAAAAATTACGGTATTACCTCAGCCACCTCTACAAAAAAGGGTAGGTAAACCCTCCCCTATGAATCTTTCATCTTTTAGCGAGGGAAATTCTGAGTTACCTCAGTATCACTTATTAAGTAAGAGTGACAATTCAAAGCCTGAATCCCTCCGTGAAGAACTTCAGAAAAAAGGGGTGTTGTTACAGCAGACATTAGAAAGTTTTGGGATAGAGGCTGCTATAGGCAATATTTCGTTTGGTCCTACTTTAGCAGCATTTGAGGTTCAGCCTCATACGGGAGTAAAAGTACAAAAAATCAAAGCTTTGGAAAATGACATTGCTTTGAATTTACAAGCTTCTAGTATTCGTATTATTGCGCCTATTCCAGGAAAGGCTGCTGTTGGCATTGAAATTCCCAATCCCTATCCTCAACCTGTAAATTTCCGTGATTTACTTGAGGACTATCAAAAGCAGAGTCATAAGCTTCAAGTTCCTCTTTTACTTGGGAAAAAAGCTAATGGGGATAATTTCTGGGCTGATTTAGCGACGATGCCTCATTTAATTATTGCTGGAACAACAGGATCGGGGAAATCAGTATGTATTAACACTATTGTTATGTCTCTGATTATGACAACGCTCCCCACGGATATTAAGCTTGTTATTGTGGATCCTAAAAAGGTGGAGCTTACTGGGTATTCCCAGCTTCCTCACATGTTAACTCCTGTGATTACAGAATCGCGAGATGCTCATAGTGCTTTAGTGTGGCTCGTTAAGGAGATGGAACTGCGTTATGAAATTCTACGATTTTTAGGGCTGCGCAATATTCAGGCTTTCAACTCTAGGGATCGCAATGTTGATGTAGAAGCTTCTTACGATAAAGAGATCCCTGAAAAAATGCCTTTTCTTGTTGGGATTATTGATGAGCTATCCGATCTTTTACTTTCTTCATCTCAGGATATAGAAACACCGATTATTCGTTTAGCGCAGATGGCGCGAGCTGTGGGTATTCATTTAATCTTAGCTACGCAGAGGCCTTCTCGCGACGTAATCACTGGTTTAATTAAGGCGAACTTCCCTTCACGTATAGCTTTTAAAGTTGCGAACAAAGTGAACAGCCAAATTATTATTGATGAACCTGGGGCTGAGAACCTCATGGGAAATGGGGACATGCTGGTTGTTTCCCCTTCTTCATTTGGTGCTATTCGTGCTCAGGGTGCGTATATTTGCGATGAAGATATTAACAAGGTAATTAAGGATCTCTGTTCTCGTTTCCCTACAAAATATGTCATTCCTTCGTTTGATACTTATGAAGATTTTTCTAGCGACGATGGAAATGATAGAGATCCTTTGTATAACCAAGCAAAAACGCTTGTTCTTCAGACGGGTAATGCTTCTACGACTTTCTTACAAAGAAAACTAAAGATTGGCTATGCTAGGGCTGCTAGTTTAATAGATCAGCTTGAAGAGGCGAGAATCATAGGTCCTTCGGAAGGAGCGAAGCCCCGTCAAGTATTAATACAAATGCCTCCGCAAGAAGGATAGTTTATGGAAGGTTTTTTCCCTTTAGCCTCAGGTTCGAAGGGGAACTGTACCTATTTGGGAACAGAATCCTGTAAAATTCTGATAGATTTAGGCATTAGCAAGCAGCTTGTAACTCAAGGGCTTTTATCTATGAATATCCACCCTGAGGATATTCAGGCCATTTTTATTTCCCATGAACATTCTGATCACATTTCTGGCATTAAAAGTTTTATTAAAACGTACAACACTCCGATAATTTGCAATTTAGAGACAGCGCGCAGTTTGTGTCAGGTATTGGATATTCATCCAACTTTTAAGATTTTCTCTACAGGCTCAACGTTTTCTTTTCATGATTTAAAAATCCAAACTTTTAATGTTCCTCATGATGCTGTAGATCCCGTGGGGTTTATTTTTCACTACCGTGATGAAAAACTGGGCTTTTGCACTGACTTAGGTTGGGTAACCTCTTGGATTATTCATGAGCTTTATGATTGTGATTACCTGCTTATAGAGGCGAATCACGATCCTGAATTGGTTAAGCAGTCTTCTCGCCCGGATATTTATAAGAAGCGAGTTCTTAGCAAGCTTGGTCATATATCTAATCGGGAATGTGGAGAGTTGTTACAAAAAATTCTCACTCCTAAGATTAAGAAAATCTATCTTGCGCATCTTTCTAGTGAATCCAACACTCCTGAATTAGCGTTATCTACGGTATCTTCTGCTATAGAAAACATTACATCGGTTCTTCCTGTGATTACAGAAAGTCATGAAATTACCGATCCTTTTTACTTTAGGTCTTTAGCAAGTGTATGAAACTAGAGCACTCTTCCGACACTTTACACATTTCTTTGGATCATAATTGGGAAGAGAGTTCTCCATATACTATGGAGAGGGCTAGCCAGTTATTAAATTTTAAATTTCTTCCTTTTCTAACTTTTAAAGACTGGAAGGTTGAGGAAAGGGTCCGCAAGCTTTGCCATAAGGCAAAGCAGAAACGTTTTGTTTCTCCGCTTGCCAAGTGGCTCGGCGAGTTACATAAGCAAGATTTAATTTCACCTCCTATGCCTCCTGTTGCGGTATGCTGGATTAATTCCTATATTGGTTATGGGGTTTTTGCTCGATCTAGGATTCCTGCGTGGGCATATATTGGTGAGTATACGGGAATTCTTCGTCATCGTCAGGCCATCTGGATGGATGAAAACGACTATTGTTTCCGTTATCCTCTATCTTTGTGGTTATGGAGATACTTTACTATTGATAGCGGCCGTCAGGGTAACTTCACGCGTTTTATTAATCACAGTGACAATCCCAATGTAGAGGCTATTGGGGTTTTCCAGGATGGGTTATTTCATGTGGTTATTAGAACGATTCGCGATGTGGAAGCGGGCGAAGAGCTTTGTTATCACTATGGCCCGCTATATTGGAAGCACAGGAAAAAACGAGAAGAGTTTATTCCTGAAGAAGAGTAGCTACCTAACTTTGTTCATAAGTTCCCATCAACTCTGCAGTTTCTAGGATATGACCTTCCATAACTTCAAGAAGTTGGTCTTTTGTTACGTTTTCAGCTTCTGGCAAAATAGTCCCTAAAGCGTAGAGATAGAAAAAGTAGCGATGTTTTCCGTCTGGTGGGCATGGCCCTTGATATCCGGCTTTTCCTGAAGTATTCAATCCCTGAACAGCGAATATATTCGCTCCCTCTGCAAGGTTTGTTATGGATGCGGATAGGTTATAAACTATCCAGTGAATCCACAATCCATCTGCGCGTAGGTTTTTAGGTACATCGGGGTCTTCAACGAGTAGAGCCAGGCTTTGTGCTTCTGGGGGAACTTCATTAAATGTCAGGGGTGGAGAGATATCCAACCCTTGGCATGTGTACTTTCTAGGGATTGGCTGACCATAGGAAAATTCTGGGGAAAGTAGCTGCATAATGCATCTCCAATTATGGGTATCTAATTTTGTAAGATATCAGGCCGTGCTTCTTCCTTCAACCTAAGAAGAGCAACTTCTTTATTTGTTTCAAAAACTTCCCTCATTAAAGCGATCAAAGCTATGCAATTTAGAGTTACCATACCAATAAATCCGGCATCAGCGAGACTCCAAATAAGGCGCATATTGATAATTCCTCCTAAGGGGACAACAGCAACAAATAGGACTTTGAGCCATAGGTTTGCCCGTCTTCCTGGCAGAAGATATGTTAAACTTTTTTCTGCACAAGCAAACCAGGTTAACGCTGTTGTGTAACCAAACAACGCCATAGAAATTGTAACAACAATACCCCCTAGAGAACCTAGGCTACTTTTAAATGCGTGTAGCACCATGAGGGT
This window of the Chlamydia sp. BM-2023 genome carries:
- a CDS encoding DNA translocase FtsK, with protein sequence MVRERQKSKSSLFPSIPFTVRASVYLFLACFSGLSLWSFHNNQPCTQNWIGLLGWSLSSFLLYCFGAASFLIPPYFLWLSFLNIRKTPSNILRRKALAFASIPICSSILLSMFSPVQALPHILDSRLPKFILGINPPVSYLGGIPFYILYSGQSFCLKHLIGSVGTGLIFSFILFFSIFYLCGGIVLIKKKILQRFLKNKFQACWRTCVSVIKKLTNKQNYLPKPSMKVPSSQPVMKNSPRKLPTPIVSLPMEKGDLFNNLPMDPDCPSERATIFLTPHPQKRSLPSFAKPQNAMPAESKITVLPQPPLQKRVGKPSPMNLSSFSEGNSELPQYHLLSKSDNSKPESLREELQKKGVLLQQTLESFGIEAAIGNISFGPTLAAFEVQPHTGVKVQKIKALENDIALNLQASSIRIIAPIPGKAAVGIEIPNPYPQPVNFRDLLEDYQKQSHKLQVPLLLGKKANGDNFWADLATMPHLIIAGTTGSGKSVCINTIVMSLIMTTLPTDIKLVIVDPKKVELTGYSQLPHMLTPVITESRDAHSALVWLVKEMELRYEILRFLGLRNIQAFNSRDRNVDVEASYDKEIPEKMPFLVGIIDELSDLLLSSSQDIETPIIRLAQMARAVGIHLILATQRPSRDVITGLIKANFPSRIAFKVANKVNSQIIIDEPGAENLMGNGDMLVVSPSSFGAIRAQGAYICDEDINKVIKDLCSRFPTKYVIPSFDTYEDFSSDDGNDRDPLYNQAKTLVLQTGNASTTFLQRKLKIGYARAASLIDQLEEARIIGPSEGAKPRQVLIQMPPQEG
- a CDS encoding MBL fold metallo-hydrolase; its protein translation is MEGFFPLASGSKGNCTYLGTESCKILIDLGISKQLVTQGLLSMNIHPEDIQAIFISHEHSDHISGIKSFIKTYNTPIICNLETARSLCQVLDIHPTFKIFSTGSTFSFHDLKIQTFNVPHDAVDPVGFIFHYRDEKLGFCTDLGWVTSWIIHELYDCDYLLIEANHDPELVKQSSRPDIYKKRVLSKLGHISNRECGELLQKILTPKIKKIYLAHLSSESNTPELALSTVSSAIENITSVLPVITESHEITDPFYFRSLASV
- a CDS encoding SET domain-containing protein; this translates as MKLEHSSDTLHISLDHNWEESSPYTMERASQLLNFKFLPFLTFKDWKVEERVRKLCHKAKQKRFVSPLAKWLGELHKQDLISPPMPPVAVCWINSYIGYGVFARSRIPAWAYIGEYTGILRHRQAIWMDENDYCFRYPLSLWLWRYFTIDSGRQGNFTRFINHSDNPNVEAIGVFQDGLFHVVIRTIRDVEAGEELCYHYGPLYWKHRKKREEFIPEEE
- a CDS encoding YbhB/YbcL family Raf kinase inhibitor-like protein; this encodes MQLLSPEFSYGQPIPRKYTCQGLDISPPLTFNEVPPEAQSLALLVEDPDVPKNLRADGLWIHWIVYNLSASITNLAEGANIFAVQGLNTSGKAGYQGPCPPDGKHRYFFYLYALGTILPEAENVTKDQLLEVMEGHILETAELMGTYEQS